CCACCGCCCAACTGCTCAGCGCCCGTGAATATCTCGATGCACCGCTGGACTGCATCGAACCACGCCTGCTGGGCAACTACGACGATGGCCTGGGCAACCAGTGGCAAGACCCGCACGCGCTGCGTTTTTTCGCCGATGGTGCGGTCAACCTGCCCTACCTCTGCGACGGCATGTGGTTCATGACCCAATTTCGCCGCTGGGGCCTGCTGCGCGAAGACCCGGACTACCTTGCCGTCGCGCGCCAGGTGCAACAACTGGACTTATATCGTCAAGCCGCCAGTGCCGTGGGCGTGGCAACCAGTGCCCAGGACATGCGCAGCAGCCAGTTGATCGACGGCAAGGTCTGGGACGGCTCCGACCCCGCCGGCTATGCCCGCAGCTTCCGCCTGCACGCCATGGCGGACAACACTACACGCCAAGCGCTGCGCTGACAGGAGCACAACCATGCTGCGAATCCTGTTGATCAATGACACCCCGCGCAAAGTCGGTCGACTCAAGGCTGCGCTGACCGAGGCCGGTTTTGAAGTGATCGATGAGTCCGGCCTGACCATCGACCTGCCCGCGCGCGTCGAAACGGTGCGCCCCGACGTGATCCTGATCGATACCGAGTCACCCGGCCGCGATGTGATGGAACAGGTGGTGCTGGTCAGCCGCGACCAGCCTCGCCCTATCGTGATGTTTACCGATGAGCACGACCCGAATGTCATGCGCCAGGCGATCAAATCCGGCGTCAGCGCCTACATTGTCGAAGGCATTCAGGCCCAGCGCCTGCAACCGATCCTCGATGTGGCCATGGCCCGCTTTGAAAGCGACCAGGCCCTGCGCGCCCAGCTCCACGCCCGCGATCAGCAGTTGGCGGAGCGCAAGCGCATCGAGCTGGCCAAAGGTCTGCTGATGAAAATGAAGGACTGCAATGAGGAAGAGGCCTACACCCTTATGCGTCGCCAGGCCATGAGCCGTCAGCAGAAACTGATTCAGGTGGCCGAACAGATTATTGCCATGAGCGAGTTGCTCGGCTGATCTGGCGCGGCTCTTGCTAAACAACCTCTACAGGTAGCCAACGGCGGTTGCCCCACCCACGACAAAGACGTCGCACACCCGGTTTGCCCTCGCGAACCCGGTGGCGGCGTTTTTTCGTTTTAGACCCCCAACCGTTGAGGTGCGTGATGAAATCAAGCTTCTGGAAATCCGGGCACACCCCGACCCTGTTTGCCGCGTTCCTGTATTTCGACCTGAGCTTCATGGTCTGGTATCTGCTGGGCCCACTGGCGGTACAGATTGCCGCCGACCTGCACCTGACCACTCAACAGCGTGGCCTTGTGGTCGCTACGCCGATCCTGGCGGGCGCAGTGTTGCGCTTTCTGATGGGCATGCTGGCCGACAAGCTGTCACCCAAGACCGCCGGGCTGATTGGCCAGGTCATTGTCATCGTCGCGTTGTTCTGCGCCTGGAAGCTGGGCATTCACAGCTACGAGCAAGCCCTGCTGCTGGGCATGTTCCTCGGCATGGCCGGCGCCTCTTTTGCTGTGGCCCTGCCGTTGGCCTCCCAGTGGTACCCGGCCGAGCACCAGGGCAAAGCCATGGGCATCGCCGGCGCCGGCAACTCCGGCACCGTGTTTGCCGCCTTGCTGGCACCGGTACTGGCGGCGGCCTTTGGCTGGAGCAATGTGTTCGGCTTTGCGTTGATTCCGCTGATCCTCACCCTGATCGTGTTCGCCTGGCTTGCGCGCAATGCTCCGCAACGCCCGAAAGCCAAGTCGATGGCCGACTACTTCAAGGCGCTGGGTGATCGCGACAGTTGGTGGTTCATGTTCTTCTACAGCGTGACCTTCGGCGGCTTCATCGGCCTGGCCAGCGCCCTGCCCGGCTACTTCAACGACCAGTACGGCCTGAGCCCGGTGACCGCCGGCTATTACACCGCGGCCTGTGTCTTCGGTGGCAGCCTGATGCGCCCCCTGGGCGGCGCCCTGGCGGACCGTTTTGGTGGGATCAAGACCCTGCTCGGCATGTACAGCGTGGCGGTGATCTGCATTGCGGCGGTGGGTTTCAACCTGCCCAGTTCCTACGCTGCGCTGGCGCTTTTCGTGTGCACCATGCTCGGCCTTGGCGCCGGCAACGGCGCGGTATTCCAGTTGGTGCCGCAGCGTTTTCGCAGTGAGATCGGCGTCATGACCGGCCTGATCGGCATGGCTGGCGGTATCGGCGGCTTTGCCCTGGCCGCCGGCATGGGCGCGATCAAACAGAGTACCGGCAGTTACCAGTTGGCCCTGTGGTTGTTCGCCAGCCTGGGCGTGCTGGCCTGGTTTGGCCTGCACGGCGTCAAGCGCCGCTGGAGAACCACCTGGGGCTCGGCCGCCGTGACCGCCGCGCGCGTCTGATGAGCCTGCAACTGAGCGTTGCCCAGGCCACTGCGATCGGCCCACGGGCGGAAAACCAGGATGCCTTGCGGGTGGTCACGCCCGTGGCAGAACTGGCCGCGAGCAAAGGCTACCTGTGCGCCCTGGCCGACGGTGTCAGCCAATGCGCCGACGGCGGCCTGGCCGCGCGCTCGACCTTGCAGGCGCTGGCCCTGGACTACTACGCCACGCCGCAAACCTGGGGCGTGGCCCAGGCGCTGGAACGTTTATTGGTCGCGCAGAATCGCTGGCTGCAAGCCAATGGCGGCGGCCAGCCTTTGCTGACCACCCTCAGTGCCCTGGTGTTTCGCGGCCAGCGTTTCACCCTGGCCCATGTCGGTGACTGCCGGGCCTATCGCTGGCTGGACGGCGAGTTGCAGCGCATCAGCGAAGACCATGTGTGGGAGCAGCCGGGCATGCAGCATGTGCTCAAGCGCGCCCTCGGCCTGGACCAGCACCTGGTGCTGGACTTTCTCGACGGAGAACTGCGCGCAGGCGAGTGTTTCCTGCTGCTCAGTGACGGCGTCTGGGCCACCTTGGGCGATCCCAGCATCAGCGCGATTCTGCGCGAGCAAACCGACCTGGACCTGGCGGTCAACACGCTGGTCACCGCCGCGCACCTGGCAGGCAGCCAGGACAACGCCAGCGCTTTGCTGGTGCGCATCGATGCCCTCGGCGCCGCCACGCTTGGTGACGCACTGGTGCAGTTGCAGCAGTGGCCGCTGCCGCCACTGCTCAAAGCCGGGCAACGCTTCGAAGGTTGGCACGTGCAAAGCCTGCTGGCGCAGAGCCGACAGTCATTGCTGTATCGGGTACAGGATGATCAGCAGCGGCCCTGGCTGCTGAAAACCTTGCCGTTGAATCGCGAAGAAGATTCTGATGCCGCCCAGGCCTTACTCTCGGAAGAATGGTTCCTGCGCCGGGTCGCCGGCCGCGCCTTCCCTGAAGTGCATGCCGCCAGTGGGCGTCAGCATTTGTACTACGTGATGCGTGAATATCCGGGGCAAACCCTTGCCGAACTGTTCAAGCGCCAGGGCCCATTGCCCCTGGCGCAATGGCAGGCCATCGCCGAACGCTTGCTGCGCGCGGTCGGCCTGCTGCACCGGCGGCAGATCCTGCATCGAGATATCAAGCCGGAAAATCTGTTGCTGGGAGACGACGGCGAACTGCGCGTGCTGGATTTCGGCCTGGCCTACTGCCCCGGGCTTTCCGAAGACCGCGCCAGCGTGCTGCCCGGAACCCCGAGCTTTATCGCACCGGAGTCGTTCAACGGCGAACGTCCTACGACGCAACAGGATTTGTATAGCGTCGGCGTCACGCTCTATTACCTGCTCACCGGCCACTATCCCTACGGCGAAATCGAAGCCTTCCAACGCCCCCGCTTCACCCATGCGGTCAGCGCCAGCCGCTACCGTCCCGATTTGCCGGACTGGCTGCCCGCAAGCCTCGAACGGGCGGTGGCCGCGCACCCGCAGCAACGTTATGAAACCGCCGAAGAATGGTTGCTGGTGCTGGAACAGGCCGACCGCCGTGAGCTGAGCGTGAGGCCACGGCCCTTGCTGGAGCGTGAACCGCTCAAGGTCTGGCAAACCCTGGCGACGGTTTCGCTGCTGATCAATCTGGTGCTGCTGTTCTGGCTATTGCACCACTAACGGGCAGAATTTCCCGGCTTTGCGCTTGAGACCCCAATAAAACAGGGGATATCCACACTTGGCACAGCTGCTGCATTAGCTATCCCAACAACCCACATACAGCCGCGCCTTCAACGTCGAAGGATCGAGCTTCCCGAGAGAACGGGACCAGGACAAAGGCGTCCTCGCTAGGTAACTAGCGGGGACGCCTTTTTTTGTTTGCGCGTGATTGGTCGGAGAGCGACATGAAAAAACTCAAACTGGTGATGATCGGCAACGGCATGGCCGGGGTTCGCACCCTGGAAGAATTGCTCAAGCTCAGCAGCGAGCTCTATGACATCACGGTGTTCGGCGCCGAGCCCCACACCAACTACAACCGCATCCTGCTGTCGCCGGTGCTGGCCGGCGAGCAGACCTTCGAAGAGATCGTGCTCAACGATCTGGACTGGTACCTGGATAACAACGTCAAGCTGCTGCTCAACCGCAAGGTGGTGCAGATCGACCGGGTCAAGCGTCGCGTCATCGCTGAGGACGGTACCGAAGCCGAGTACGACCGCCTGCTGATCGCCACCGGCTCCACGCCGTTTATCCTGCCCATTCCCGGCAACACTTTGCAGGGCGTGATCGGCTACCGCGACATCGCAGACACCCAGGCCATGATCGACACCGCCAAGACCCACACCCACGCCGTGGTCATCGGTGGCGGCCTGCTCGGGCTGGAGGCCGCCAACGGTTTGATGCTGCGCGGCATGCACGTGACCGTGGTGCATATCGGTGAATGGCTGCTGGAACGGCAACTGGACAAGACCAGCGGCCAACTGCTGCAAACCGAACTGGAAAGCCGTGGCCTGGTGTTCCGCCTGTGCGAACAGACCCAGGCCCTGCACGATGCCGGCAACGGTCGGGTCGGCTCGGTGCAGTTCAAGAATGGCGACATCATCCCCGCCGACCTGGTAGTGATGGCCGCCGGTATCCGTCCCAACACCGAGCTTGCGGAAAAGTCCGGCATCCCCTGCAACCGTGGGATTCTGGTCAACGATACGATGCAAACCTACGACCCGCGCATCTACGCCATCGGTGAATGCGCCAGCCACCGTGGGATTGCCTACGGCCTGGTGGCACCGCTGTTCGAACAGGCCAAGGTCTGCGCCAACCACCTCGCCCAGTTGGGTTTCGCCACCTATAAAGGGTCCGTGACCTCCACCAAGCTGAAAGTCACCGGCATCGACCTGTTCTCCGCCGGTGATTTCATGGGCGGCGAAGGCACGGAGACCATCACCCTCTCCGACCCCATCGGCGGCGTGTACAAAAAACTGGTGATCAAGGACGACATCCTGGTCGGCGCCTGCCTGTACGGCGATACCGCCGATGGCGGTTGGTATTTCCGTCAGATCCGTGAGAACCACGCGATTGGCGAGATCCGCGACCATTTGATGTTTGGTGAGAATGCGCTGGGCGACGTCGGCCACCAAGGCCAGGACAAAGCCATGAGCATGGCCGACAACGCCGAGGTCTGCGGCTGCAATGGCGTGTGCAAGGGCACCATCGTCAAGGCGATCCAGGAACAGGGGCTGTTCAGCGTCGATGAGGTGAAAAAGCACACCAAGGCTGCCAGCTCGTGCGGCTCCTGCGCGGGGCTGGTGGAGCAGATCCTGATCAACACCGTGGGCGGTGCCGCCGACGTCAAACCCAAGAGCGAAAAAGCCATCTGCGGTTGCAGCGACCTCAACCACGGGCAAATCCGCCAGGCCATTCGCGACCAGCACCTGCTGACCATCGCCGGCACCATGAGCTACCTGAACTGGCGCACGCCCAACGGGTGCGCCACCTGCCGCCCGGCGCTGAACTATTACCTGATCTCCACCTGGCCTGGCGAAGCCAAGGACGACCCGCAATCGCGCCTGATCAACGAGCGTGCCCACGCGAACATTCAGAAAGACGGTACCTACTCCGTAGTCCCACGGATGTGGGGCGGCGTGACCAATCCGTCGGAGCTGCGCCGTATCGCCGACGTGGCCGACAAGTACAACGTGCCGATGGTCAAGGTGACCGGCGGCCAGCGCATCGACTTGCTCGGCATCAAGAAGCAGGATTTGCCCGGCGTCTGGAAAGACCTCGACATGCCGTCCGGGCATGCCTACGGCAAATCCATCCGTACCGTGAAGACCTGCGTGGGCAGCGAGTTCTGCCGCTTCGGTACGCAGAACTCCACGCAACTGGGCATCGAGCTGGAGCACGACCTGTTCAATATGTGGTCGCCGCACAAGGTCAAGCTGGCGGTATCCGGTTGCCCACGCAATTGCTCGGAAGCGGGTATCAAGGACGTGGGAATTATCGGCGTGGACTCAGGCTGGGAGATGTATATCGGCGGCAACGGCGGGATCAAGACCGAAGTCGCGGAGTTCTTCGTCAAGCTCAAGACCGCCGAAGAGGTGCGCGAATACAACGGCGCCTTCTTACAGCTGTACCGCGAAGAAGCCTTCTACCTGGAGCGCACCGTGCATTACCTGCAGCGGGTCGGCATGGACCATATCAAGAAAGCCGTGTTGGAAGACCCGGCTCGGCGCCAGGCCCTCAACGAACGCCTGCAGTTTTCGCTGTCGTTCGAGCAAGACCCGTGGAAAGAGCGGCTGGAACAGCCGCTGCTGAAAAAAGAATTCGACGTCATCCCGGTCAAGCAACTGGAGGTGCCAGCATGAACTGGCTGGATATCTGCGCCCTGGAAGAGATCAACACATTGGGCTCGCGCATCATCAACGGACCCAAGGGCGACATTGCGATTTTTCGCACCAGCGACGATGAAGTCTTCGCACTGGATGACCGCTGCCCGCACAAAGGCGGGCCGCTGTCCCAAGGCTTGATCTATGGCAAGCGCGTGGCCTGCCCGCTGCACAATTGGCAAATCGATCTGGCGTCCGGCGAAGCCCAGGCGCCGGATATCGGCTGCGCCCATCATCACCTCGCCCGCGTGGAAAACGGCCGAGTGATGCTGGCCCTGCGGGATGCAGGGTGATGAACCGCCAGGTGACGGCGTCCACCTGCTGCTATTGCGGGGTGGGCTGCGGCGTGCTGATTGAGCATGACGGCACCCGGATCCTCGGCGTGCAAGGCGATCCGGACCACCCGGCCAACTTCGGCAAGCTGTGCAGCAAGGGCGCCAGCCTGCACCTGACCGGTGACCTCGACGCCCGCGCCTTGTACCCGGAGCTGCGGTTGGGCAAAGACCTGGCCCGCGCCCGTATCGACTGGGGTACCGCCCTGGAACATGCAGCCACGGTGTTTGCCGAGACCATCGCCGCGCACGGGCCGGACAGCGTTGCCTTCTACATCTCCGGGCAATTGCTGACCGAGGACTACTACAGCTTCAACAAACTGGCACGGGCGTTGGTGGGCACCAACAATATCGACAGCAACTCACGGCTGTGCATGTCCTCGGCCGTTGTTGGATACAAGCGCAGCCTGGGCGCCGATGCCCCGCCCTGCAGCTATGAAGACCTGGACACCAGCGACTGCGTGATGATCGTCGGCAGCAACATGGCCTACGCGCACCCGGTACTGTTCCGACGCCTGGAGGAAGCCAAGACGAAACGGCCGCAGATGAAAGTGGTGGTGATCGACCCACGGCGCACAGACACCTGCGACTTGGCTGACCTGCACCTGGCGATCTTGCCCGGGACGGACGTCGCGCTGTTCCATGGAATTTTGCATCTGCTGCTGTGGGAAGACTGGGTCGACCGCGACTTTATCCAGGCGCATACCGACGGCCTGGCCGAGCTGAAACGCCTGGTACATGACTACACGCCTCAGATGGTCACTCAGCTGTGCGGGATCAGCGTCGAGCAATTGCGCCTGTGCGCGCAATGGGTCGGCACCTCCAGTAGTTTCCTGTCGCTGTGGTGCATGGGGCTTAACCAATCCACCGCCGGCAGCGCAAAAAACAGCGCACTGATCAACCTGCACCTGGCCACCGGTACCATTGGCCGGCCAGGTTGTGGGCCGTTTTCCCTGACCGGCCAACCCAATGCCATGGGCGGGCGCGAGACCGGCAGCTTGTCGAACCTGCTACCTGGGCATCGTGACGCCGCCAATCCCGAGCACCGTGCAGAAGTGGCCGCTTATTGGGGCATCGATCAACTGCCCGCCCCCACCGGCCTCACGGCCATCGAACTGTTCGAACAGGTACAGGCGGGCAAGATCAAGGCATTGTGGATCGCCTGCACTAACCCCGCTCAATCGTTGCCGGACCAGAACGCAGTGCGTGCAGCTTTGGCGACATGCCCTTTTGTAGTGTTGCAGGAAGCTTTTCGAACCACCGAGACCGCCGCCTACGCCGACCTGCTGTTGCCCGCTGCCAGTTGGGGCGAAAAAGAAGGCACGGTAACCAACTCCGAACGGCGTATTTCCCACGTACGGCGCGCCATCAGCGCACCGGGAGAAGCGCGGCCGGACTGGGCGATTACCGTGGATTTCGCTCAACGCCTGGAGCGTCGTCTGCGGCCGGGACTGAGCAGCCTGTTTGCCTTTGAGCAACCCGCGCAGATTTTCGACGAGTTCAAGCTGCTCACGCGAAACCGCGATTTGGATATGTCCGGCATCAGCCATGCCGTGCTTGACCGACTCGGCCCGCAGCAGTGGCCGTTCCCCATGGACGCACGGGCTGGAACGCCACGACTCTACGTCGACGGTATCTTTCCCACTGAAAATGGCCGTGCGCAGTTTGTCGCCGACCCTTATCGCGCCGCCAAGGAGCAGCGTGACGCGCGCTTCCCGTTGACCCTGATCACCGGCCGCCTGCGCGACCAATGGCACGGCATGAGCCGTACCGGCACCGCGGCGCAGTTGTTCGGGCATGTCAGCGAGGCGCTGTTGAGCCTGCATCCGGACGAGTTACGCCGTCACCGTTTCAAAGACGGCGACCTGGTCAGCCTGAAAAGCCGTCGAGGCCAAGTGGTCGTCGCGGTCACCAGCGATGACAGTGTGCGTCCTGGCCAAGCGTTCCTGCCCATGCATTGGGGCGACCGTTTTCTCAAGGGCGGCGTCAATGTGCTCACCCAGCCGGCATTCGATCCGTTGTCGAAACAGCCGGAACTCAAACACAGCGGCGTGCGCCTGGAAGCGGTGCAACTGCCGTGGCAGCTGTTTGCGCTGATCGAGGGCGACGTGCAGCGACATTTTGAAGCCCTGCGCCCGCTCTGTGAGGGTTTCGCCTATGTCAGCCTGAGCCTGTGCGGCCGTGAGCGCCCCGCCCTGCTGGTGCGCGCAGCCCATACCGAAGCGCCAGACCTGCAGTTGCTGAACCGCATCGACCAGTTGCTGGGGCTCAATGACGGCCCGGTGATGGCCTATGACGACCCACGCCGCTCCATTGGTAAACGGGTAAAAATCGAAAAAGGTCGCATCACCGCGTTACGCCTGGCCGGCGAAACCCTTGCCCGCCATTGGCTGCAAAGCCTGTGGCTGGAAGGTCGCGCCGACGATCAATTACGCCGCTGGCTATTGGCGCCTTTAAGCGCGCCACCGGGAGGTGCCGCGGCCAGCAGCAAGGTGCTGTGCAATTGCAAAAACGTCAGCGAAAACGCGGTGTGCGCCGGGATCGCCCGTGGCCTGGACTTGAATGGACTCAAACAAGAACTGGAATGCGGCACGCAATGCGGCTCCTGCGTGCCCGAAATCAAACGTCTTTTGGCCGCCAGCCCGCAGCCAATCGCAATCAGTCTGTGAGGTAAAAACATGAGCGCAAAAGTGTGGCTGGTAGGCGCTGGGCCCGGTGATCCGGAATTGCTCACCCTCAAAGCGGTTAGAGCCCTGCATGAAGCGGATGTGGTGCTGATTGACGATCTGGTCAACCCGGCCGTGCTGGAACACTGTGCCGATGCGCGAGTGATCACCGTCGGCAAGCGCGGCGGCTGTCGCTCTACACCGCAGGATTTCATTCACCGTCTGATGCTGCGCTATGCGCGCCAGGGCAAGTGCGTGGTGCGGCTCAAAGGGGGTGACCCGTGCATTTTCGGCCGGGGCGGCGAGGAAGCAACGTGGCTGCGCGAGCGAGGTGTCGAGGTAGAGTTGGTCAATGGGATCACCTCAGGGCTGGCTGGAGCGACGAATTGCGATATCCCGTTGACGCTGCGCGGTGTGAGCCGTGGCGTGACGTTGGTCACGGCACATACCCAGGATGACAGCCGCCTGAACTGGCGCGCACTGGCTGAGGGGGGAACGACGCTGGTGGTGTACATGGGCGTCGCCAAGCTGGAAGAGATTCGCCAGCAGTTGCTGGATGGTGGAATGGCTGCGGATATGCCGGTGGCGATGATCGAAAATGCTTCGTTGCCCGAACAGCGCGAATGCCGTAGCGACCTCACCGCCATGCACGAAGACGCGCAGGCTTTTGCGCTGAAGAGCCCGGCAATCCTGGTGATCGGCCGTGTTGCCAGCGCGGCACAGCTGGCCTGCGTCACGGCTGCGGCCAGCGCCTGAGGCAAATCGCAGGCGAAAAAAAGCCCGGCCTAAGCCGGGCTTTTTGTGAAGCTCGGCTAATTACTTAGCTTGAGCTTCAACCGCTGCTTCTACGCGACGGTTAACAGCACGACCAGCTTCAGTTGCGTTGTCAGCAACTGGGCGGGATTCGCCGTAACCTACGGAAGTGATGCGGCTAGGAGCTACGCCATCTTTAACCAGGACTTGCTTAACAGCGTCAGCACGACGCTGGGACAGCTTCTGGTTGTAAGCGTCTGGACCTACGGAGTCAGTGTGACCAGCAACTTCTACGTTGGTGTCTGGGTACTGAGCCATGAAGTCGGCCAGGTTTTTGACGTCGCCGTAGCTGTTAGGCTTAACAACGGCCTTGTCGAAGTCGAACTTAACGTCCAGCTCAACACGAACAACCTGAGCAACCGGAGCTTCTGGCTCTGGAACTGGCTCTGGAGCTGGTGCTGGGGTAGGAGCTGGAGCAGCTGCGCCAGCGTTGCCGCCGAAGTTCACACCCAGGCCAACCAGTGCGGAGTAGTCCCACTTGCCGTTGTCCAGACCGTAGTCAGCTTCAACACCAGCACGAGCGTACAGGTTGTTGGTGAAGTAGTACTTCACGCCGGTACCGACGGTAGCGAAAGTAGTCTGGTCGCGACCGCTGTGGCCGTCAGCCTTTACGTTGCCACGGCTCTGGTGGCCGAAACCGCCTTCAACGTATGGACGCAGGCTGTCAACGCCAGCTTGACCGAAGTGGTATTGGGCAACCAGGCTGCCGGTATCACCTTTGATCTTCTGGCTACCAGTACCGTCGTTCGAACGGGTGTGGTTAGTCTTGTCGTAGGACAGGTTCAAGGACAGATCGTCGGTCAAGAAGTAACCGATGCGAGCGCCAGGATTGAAGCCGTCTTCGATGTGCTTGACGCTATCGTTGTACTGCTTCTTGTAGAACAGCTCGCCTTCAACTGCGCCTTGGCCTTGTGCCAGAACGCCGAAAGAAGTAGCGGCAATAAGAGAACCAATGGCCAAGCCCAAGGTGTTTTTCAGTTTCATCCGTTAAATCCCCATCTGGTGATTGTAAAGCAGTCCCACAAACCGGGGGACAACTCGGCGACAAGTCTAACAGAACTTGCCTACACGTAAGAGATATTTGCTACGCACTAAGTTTCAGTCTCGCCCGCAAATTTCTCACGTAATTTATCAAGAGCACGTTTGTAACGCATCTTTGTAGCACTCAAACCCATGTGCATGATGTCAGCGATTTCTTGAAATTCCAATTCTGCGACGAAACGTAGCACCAGAATTTCACGGTCAATCGGGTTCACATGCACCAACCAGCGATCGAGTCCGCCCTTTTCCTCGGGTGCCGGCGCCTTCTCTTCAGACGCTTCCTCAAGGGGGTCCAGACTCAAAGCGTCCATCAAGCGACGCTTTCGCCGTTCCTTGCGATACTGCGTGATGCACTCGTTGTACGTGATGCTGTAGAGCCAGGTCTTGAACTTCGATTTACCCTCGAAGTTCTTCAGGCCGTACAGCACCTTGAGCATCACTTCCTGACAGACATCATCCGCATCTCTATCGTTCCCTAAATACCTTGAACAAACGTTGAACAGAGTGCGTTGATATCTGCGCATCAATTCTTCGTACGCGCGTGTTACGTGAAACAGCTCCGTGTGCGAACGCGCGACCAACTCCTCATCAGAGAGCTCACGGGGGTCATAGCGCGTGGACAGCGTTTGGGCTTTATTCAAAACAAGTCGTGCCGGCAGTCAGGTCAATGTCCGCTGCAACCCGGTCAGCCCGGTTTGCGGCGGCGTACATTAGCAGGGTTTGCCGGTTTAGCGGCTACTGACCTGCTGCTCCAGGAGAATCCGGTTCGACAGCGACACCAGTTCTCCGTCATCGGTCAGCACCGTCGTCTTGACTGTGCCGATCTCCTCGATTTGCCCTTCGACCTCGCCCACACGCACCTGTTGCCCAACTTGATATAGCTCACGCACGTAGATTCCCGCAAGAATCTGTCCAGCAATTTCCCGACTTCCCAAGCCCATGGCCAGTGCAACGGCCAGACCAACGGTAATCAAAACAATCACGATAACGTGGTTCAGCAGGTCAGTCTTGACCTCCAACTGGCTGATCGCGACGGAAATACTGATGATAATCACCAGTCCCTGGGCAATTCGCCCCAGGCCTGCTGCATAGTCCAGCCCCACGCCTTCAGCAGCTCCGCGCACCAGCCCATTGGCCAGTTGCGCGAGCAAAACACCTACCAGCAACACCAGCGCGCCGCCGAAAACCTTCGGCAAATACAGTGCCAGCATGTCGAGCGTAGCTGAAACTCGCTCAAGTCCAAGGGACTGAGCCGCAGAAACCAGAAAAATAAGTAGAACGAACCAATAGACGATCTTGCCGATTAAGGTAGAGATAGGCACTTGCAGCCCGGCGCGGCCCAGCAGCTTGGTCAGGCCGGTGCCGGCCATCAGGCGGTCGAGCCCGAGTTTGGCGAGCAATTTGGATAGCAGAGTGTCGAGCAACTTGGCCACGACAAAGCCCAGCAATACCAGGACCAGGGCACCAAACAGGTTGGGAATGAAATTCGCCACCTTGGTCCACAATGCGGTCATCGCGGTGACCAGGCTCTGGGTCCAGAGATCAAGTTCCATATTCAATCAGCCTTATCAGCAGTGCGAGCAAGAGGTTTACCACGGGAAACCGGAGACACATGGGCCGAACCGTTGTTCAGGGCCATCATCAATGCCGGCACCCAACGCCCGAGCAGACCGAACAGGTCACCCGCCCCAACCTGACGGTTGGCGGTTTTCAGTACGCGGCCCAGGCAAGCGTCGTCATCGCGGTTGGATGGCGAAGCATTGAGCATGTCACGCAAAGACTGTTCGAACGGATCGTGCATAGAGACCTCTCGCAAGTGATTTAAAAGACGAGGGTAAAATTCATCGGGTCACATCAACCCATTCCTACGTTCAGCTCATATCCAGTTCAAACCCAGCGCAATCGTCGAAATAGCCACCATTGCCCGAGGGCCACCGAAGCCATCAGCAGACAGGCAATCATGAATCCGTAGGGGCTGTTGGAAAACGGTATTCCCCCCACATTGATGCCCAGCAAGCCGGTCAGAAAACTCATCGGCAAGAAGATGCCGGTGATGATCCCGAAGCGGTACATCG
Above is a genomic segment from Pseudomonas sp. R5-89-07 containing:
- a CDS encoding nitrate reductase — encoded protein: MNRQVTASTCCYCGVGCGVLIEHDGTRILGVQGDPDHPANFGKLCSKGASLHLTGDLDARALYPELRLGKDLARARIDWGTALEHAATVFAETIAAHGPDSVAFYISGQLLTEDYYSFNKLARALVGTNNIDSNSRLCMSSAVVGYKRSLGADAPPCSYEDLDTSDCVMIVGSNMAYAHPVLFRRLEEAKTKRPQMKVVVIDPRRTDTCDLADLHLAILPGTDVALFHGILHLLLWEDWVDRDFIQAHTDGLAELKRLVHDYTPQMVTQLCGISVEQLRLCAQWVGTSSSFLSLWCMGLNQSTAGSAKNSALINLHLATGTIGRPGCGPFSLTGQPNAMGGRETGSLSNLLPGHRDAANPEHRAEVAAYWGIDQLPAPTGLTAIELFEQVQAGKIKALWIACTNPAQSLPDQNAVRAALATCPFVVLQEAFRTTETAAYADLLLPAASWGEKEGTVTNSERRISHVRRAISAPGEARPDWAITVDFAQRLERRLRPGLSSLFAFEQPAQIFDEFKLLTRNRDLDMSGISHAVLDRLGPQQWPFPMDARAGTPRLYVDGIFPTENGRAQFVADPYRAAKEQRDARFPLTLITGRLRDQWHGMSRTGTAAQLFGHVSEALLSLHPDELRRHRFKDGDLVSLKSRRGQVVVAVTSDDSVRPGQAFLPMHWGDRFLKGGVNVLTQPAFDPLSKQPELKHSGVRLEAVQLPWQLFALIEGDVQRHFEALRPLCEGFAYVSLSLCGRERPALLVRAAHTEAPDLQLLNRIDQLLGLNDGPVMAYDDPRRSIGKRVKIEKGRITALRLAGETLARHWLQSLWLEGRADDQLRRWLLAPLSAPPGGAAASSKVLCNCKNVSENAVCAGIARGLDLNGLKQELECGTQCGSCVPEIKRLLAASPQPIAISL
- the cobA gene encoding uroporphyrinogen-III C-methyltransferase, which codes for MSAKVWLVGAGPGDPELLTLKAVRALHEADVVLIDDLVNPAVLEHCADARVITVGKRGGCRSTPQDFIHRLMLRYARQGKCVVRLKGGDPCIFGRGGEEATWLRERGVEVELVNGITSGLAGATNCDIPLTLRGVSRGVTLVTAHTQDDSRLNWRALAEGGTTLVVYMGVAKLEEIRQQLLDGGMAADMPVAMIENASLPEQRECRSDLTAMHEDAQAFALKSPAILVIGRVASAAQLACVTAAASA
- a CDS encoding OmpA family protein, encoding MKLKNTLGLAIGSLIAATSFGVLAQGQGAVEGELFYKKQYNDSVKHIEDGFNPGARIGYFLTDDLSLNLSYDKTNHTRSNDGTGSQKIKGDTGSLVAQYHFGQAGVDSLRPYVEGGFGHQSRGNVKADGHSGRDQTTFATVGTGVKYYFTNNLYARAGVEADYGLDNGKWDYSALVGLGVNFGGNAGAAAPAPTPAPAPEPVPEPEAPVAQVVRVELDVKFDFDKAVVKPNSYGDVKNLADFMAQYPDTNVEVAGHTDSVGPDAYNQKLSQRRADAVKQVLVKDGVAPSRITSVGYGESRPVADNATEAGRAVNRRVEAAVEAQAK
- the sigX gene encoding RNA polymerase sigma factor SigX, coding for MNKAQTLSTRYDPRELSDEELVARSHTELFHVTRAYEELMRRYQRTLFNVCSRYLGNDRDADDVCQEVMLKVLYGLKNFEGKSKFKTWLYSITYNECITQYRKERRKRRLMDALSLDPLEEASEEKAPAPEEKGGLDRWLVHVNPIDREILVLRFVAELEFQEIADIMHMGLSATKMRYKRALDKLREKFAGETET
- a CDS encoding mechanosensitive ion channel domain-containing protein, producing the protein MELDLWTQSLVTAMTALWTKVANFIPNLFGALVLVLLGFVVAKLLDTLLSKLLAKLGLDRLMAGTGLTKLLGRAGLQVPISTLIGKIVYWFVLLIFLVSAAQSLGLERVSATLDMLALYLPKVFGGALVLLVGVLLAQLANGLVRGAAEGVGLDYAAGLGRIAQGLVIIISISVAISQLEVKTDLLNHVIVIVLITVGLAVALAMGLGSREIAGQILAGIYVRELYQVGQQVRVGEVEGQIEEIGTVKTTVLTDDGELVSLSNRILLEQQVSSR